From Cellulomonas fimi ATCC 484, a single genomic window includes:
- a CDS encoding flavodoxin family protein — protein sequence MDAVVVVESWFGCTRQVADAVAQGLASAGVPTDVVDVGDAPPAFAAGTVLLVVGAPTHAFGMSTRSTRADAARRPGAVATATGRGVREWVASLQDAAGLRVATFDTRVRHPRLPGSAAAAAARALGRRGAVPLLRPQSFWVDDTAGPLLDGETHRAHAWGRSLAAALRDS from the coding sequence ATGGACGCCGTCGTGGTCGTGGAGTCGTGGTTCGGGTGCACACGGCAGGTCGCCGACGCGGTCGCCCAGGGGCTGGCGTCGGCCGGGGTGCCGACCGACGTGGTCGACGTCGGCGACGCGCCACCGGCCTTCGCCGCCGGGACGGTGCTGCTCGTCGTGGGTGCGCCGACGCACGCGTTCGGCATGAGCACGCGCAGCACCCGGGCGGACGCCGCGCGGCGGCCCGGCGCGGTCGCGACCGCCACGGGCCGCGGGGTCCGTGAGTGGGTCGCGTCCCTGCAGGACGCCGCCGGGCTGCGGGTGGCGACGTTCGACACGCGCGTGCGGCACCCCCGCCTGCCCGGGTCGGCGGCCGCCGCCGCCGCGCGGGCCCTCGGGCGTCGCGGCGCCGTGCCGCTGCTGCGACCACAGTCGTTCTGGGTCGACGACACCGCGGGCCCGCTCCTCGACGGGGAGACGCACCGGGCGCACGCGTGGGGTCGGAGCCTCGCGGCCGCCCTCCGGGACTCCTGA
- the yidD gene encoding membrane protein insertion efficiency factor YidD, whose product MTAPARLLDRLVAGYQRRLSPRKGWSCAHRVAHGGTSCSAAVRDLLARRGVLRSVVPTAARFVACYRAALLLAQSDVRGVCCCGGIPIPFRF is encoded by the coding sequence ATGACCGCACCCGCCCGTCTCCTCGACCGCCTCGTCGCCGGCTACCAGCGGCGCCTCTCGCCGCGTAAGGGCTGGAGCTGCGCCCACCGCGTCGCGCACGGCGGGACGTCCTGCTCCGCGGCCGTGCGCGACCTGCTCGCGCGGCGTGGCGTCCTGCGCTCGGTCGTCCCGACCGCGGCGCGGTTCGTCGCCTGCTACCGCGCGGCTCTGCTGCTCGCGCAGAGCGACGTGCGCGGCGTCTGCTGCTGCGGCGGCATCCCGATCCCGTTCCGGTTCTGA
- a CDS encoding class I SAM-dependent methyltransferase: MPDPGHFDALADVYDRARPPYPAALWDRLRTLGVLRPGARVVELGAGSGLATGPLVRAGATVTAVEPGPALARLLRARWPDVTVHEATAERVALPHASFDLAVAATSVHWLDLDVVLPKLHRALVPGGALAVWRHVFGDPQAPVTPFRQRVADVVARRGAVPARPGPGELDTTAWSARLAAGGWFRVVDVAHLRWTVVLDAEQVRDLFLTFSDWRPDEADAVAHAVRDLGGRVTEHYVTPLVVLARAATPVR; encoded by the coding sequence GTGCCCGACCCCGGCCACTTCGACGCGCTCGCGGACGTCTACGACCGTGCACGCCCGCCGTACCCGGCCGCGCTGTGGGACCGGCTGCGCACCCTCGGGGTCCTGCGACCCGGCGCACGCGTCGTCGAGCTCGGCGCGGGCTCCGGCCTGGCGACCGGTCCGCTCGTGCGCGCGGGCGCCACGGTCACCGCGGTCGAGCCCGGACCCGCCCTCGCACGCCTGCTGCGCGCGCGGTGGCCCGACGTCACCGTGCACGAGGCGACCGCAGAGCGGGTCGCGCTGCCCCACGCGTCGTTCGACCTGGCCGTCGCGGCGACGTCCGTGCACTGGCTCGACCTCGACGTGGTGCTGCCGAAGCTGCACCGGGCCCTCGTGCCGGGTGGCGCGCTCGCGGTCTGGCGCCACGTGTTCGGCGACCCGCAGGCACCCGTCACGCCCTTCCGGCAGCGGGTCGCCGACGTCGTCGCCCGACGCGGTGCCGTCCCGGCCCGTCCAGGCCCGGGCGAGCTGGACACGACCGCGTGGTCGGCGCGCCTCGCGGCCGGCGGGTGGTTCCGCGTGGTCGACGTCGCACACCTGCGCTGGACGGTCGTGCTCGACGCCGAGCAGGTCCGGGACCTGTTCCTGACGTTCAGCGACTGGCGACCCGACGAGGCGGACGCCGTCGCGCACGCCGTCCGGGACCTCGGGGGCCGCGTGACCGAGCACTACGTCACGCCGCTCGTCGTCCTGGCACGGGCCGCGACGCCGGTGCGCTGA
- a CDS encoding VWA domain-containing protein: protein MPVTPLAAGQNAPLPDPAVRVEVSGAVDLTALVLSASGKVDGDADMVFFNQPQAPGARLSGGTLELTPGQLRPGAERVVLVASPTVDGQTFGAVPGVGITLTSGAMTATFAPPALGAETALVLCEVYRRDGAWKVRAVGQGYADGLAGLARDFGVDVADEPAAPAAAPAGATASAAPAAPAAPTLSLTKGEERLPVDMRKKLNLRKELVGVSLTKKGAAGLRARVIGVLDVSGSTSGLFRRGVFARAVERIMPVAAALDDDAEMQMFLMGARGVRVDDLQVGDLPQWLAKYTERRPTEAGGSNNERAAIEQVLAYVATQSADVPTLVLFFHDGGVTDNRGTEAAIRAAVPAAVFWQFIGLGRASYGILERLDDLRGRDVDNTGFFALDDIDAVPDGELYDRLLGEFPDWVRAYYPAGHPARAGV from the coding sequence ATGCCCGTGACCCCGCTCGCCGCCGGCCAGAACGCCCCGCTCCCGGACCCGGCCGTCCGGGTCGAGGTGAGCGGAGCGGTCGACCTGACCGCGCTCGTCCTGAGCGCGTCGGGGAAGGTCGACGGGGACGCCGACATGGTGTTCTTCAACCAGCCGCAGGCACCCGGCGCCCGGCTGTCGGGCGGCACGCTCGAGCTGACGCCGGGACAGCTGCGACCGGGCGCGGAGCGCGTCGTCCTCGTCGCGTCGCCCACGGTCGACGGGCAGACGTTCGGCGCCGTGCCCGGGGTCGGCATCACCCTGACGTCCGGGGCGATGACCGCGACGTTCGCACCGCCCGCGCTCGGGGCCGAGACGGCGCTCGTGCTGTGCGAGGTGTACCGGCGCGACGGGGCGTGGAAGGTGCGCGCCGTCGGGCAGGGGTACGCCGACGGCCTGGCGGGCCTGGCCCGCGACTTCGGCGTCGACGTGGCCGACGAGCCGGCCGCTCCCGCCGCGGCACCCGCGGGAGCCACCGCGTCCGCCGCACCCGCAGCCCCCGCCGCGCCGACGCTGTCGCTCACCAAGGGCGAGGAGCGCCTGCCGGTCGACATGCGCAAGAAGCTGAACCTGCGCAAGGAGCTCGTCGGCGTCTCCCTGACGAAGAAGGGCGCGGCCGGGCTGCGCGCCCGCGTCATCGGCGTGCTCGACGTGAGCGGCTCCACCTCCGGGCTGTTCCGCCGCGGCGTGTTCGCGCGCGCGGTCGAGCGGATCATGCCCGTCGCCGCCGCGCTCGACGACGACGCCGAGATGCAGATGTTCCTCATGGGCGCGCGTGGCGTGCGCGTGGACGACCTGCAGGTCGGCGACCTGCCGCAGTGGCTCGCGAAGTACACCGAGCGGCGCCCCACCGAGGCAGGAGGCAGCAACAACGAACGCGCCGCGATCGAGCAGGTCCTCGCCTACGTCGCGACCCAGTCGGCCGACGTCCCGACGCTCGTCCTGTTCTTCCACGACGGCGGCGTCACCGACAACCGCGGCACCGAGGCGGCGATCCGCGCAGCCGTGCCCGCCGCGGTGTTCTGGCAGTTCATCGGCCTGGGTCGCGCCAGCTACGGCATCCTCGAGCGCCTCGACGACCTGCGCGGTCGCGACGTCGACAACACCGGCTTCTTCGCCCTCGACGACATCGACGCCGTGCCCGACGGCGAGCTGTACGACCGCCTGCTGGGCGAGTTCCCCGACTGGGTGCGCGCCTACTACCCCGCGGGTCACCCGGCACGCGCCGGCGTCTGA
- a CDS encoding universal stress protein → MTHDPPVAIALDGSPRSPHTLAWGMEQAAARGAPAVLVRVVPLPQERVHGGWWYPSPAEPALAEEARGWLDELAQREAARRPEVAVTCAVLHGQTVPELQRYAADARLLVVGAGGTTGRRHVGPTAAHVAAHARCPVAVVRARSQHGTSVVVGVDGSHASFAAAHTAADTARRQGMPLAVVHARPTVVAPYGHAYAMPPVGDDTDDPTRQAAQELADELRASHDGLEVRLVLVDDDPANAVVEAAADADLVVVGSRGLGAFRGMLLGSVSAEVVRLAPCTVLVVHGT, encoded by the coding sequence ATGACCCACGACCCACCCGTCGCGATCGCCCTCGACGGGTCACCCCGCAGCCCGCACACCCTCGCGTGGGGGATGGAGCAGGCGGCGGCGCGCGGTGCACCGGCCGTCCTCGTCCGCGTCGTCCCGCTGCCGCAGGAACGCGTGCACGGCGGCTGGTGGTACCCGAGCCCCGCCGAGCCCGCCCTCGCGGAGGAGGCGCGCGGCTGGCTCGACGAGCTCGCGCAGCGCGAGGCCGCCCGCCGGCCCGAGGTCGCCGTCACGTGCGCCGTGCTGCACGGGCAGACGGTCCCCGAGCTGCAGCGCTACGCCGCCGACGCGCGGCTGCTGGTCGTCGGCGCCGGCGGCACCACCGGGCGCCGGCACGTCGGCCCGACCGCGGCCCACGTCGCCGCCCACGCCCGCTGCCCCGTCGCCGTCGTCCGCGCCCGCTCGCAGCACGGCACGAGCGTCGTCGTCGGCGTCGACGGGTCGCACGCGTCGTTCGCGGCCGCGCACACGGCCGCCGACACGGCGCGTCGGCAGGGGATGCCGCTCGCCGTCGTCCACGCCCGGCCGACGGTCGTCGCGCCGTACGGCCACGCCTACGCGATGCCGCCCGTCGGCGACGACACCGACGACCCGACGCGCCAGGCCGCGCAGGAGCTCGCCGACGAGCTGCGGGCCTCGCACGACGGGCTCGAGGTCCGGCTCGTTCTCGTCGACGACGACCCCGCGAACGCCGTCGTCGAGGCCGCGGCCGACGCCGACCTCGTCGTCGTCGGCTCGCGCGGGCTCGGCGCCTTCCGCGGGATGCTGCTCGGCTCCGTCAGCGCCGAGGTCGTGCGCCTGGCCCCGTGCACCGTCCTCGTCGTGCACGGCACCTGA
- a CDS encoding ANTAR domain-containing response regulator: protein MTKDVTPEPTEAPDLDLTTSAPAEEPAAEPAPARPARRAVVAEDEALIRMDVVETLRDAGFDVVGEAGDGEQAVALATELKPDVVVMDVKMPVLDGISAAERIGKAHLAPVVLLTAFSQTELVERARDAGAMAYVVKPFSPADLLPAVEIAISRYAQITALESEVADLAERFETRKRVDRAKGLLMTKMGLTEPESFRWIQKTSMDRRLTMREVADAVIDQVGGASS from the coding sequence GTGACCAAGGACGTGACCCCCGAACCCACCGAGGCGCCCGACCTCGACCTGACGACCTCCGCGCCGGCGGAGGAGCCGGCGGCCGAGCCCGCGCCCGCACGTCCCGCGCGGCGCGCCGTCGTCGCCGAGGACGAGGCCCTGATCCGCATGGACGTCGTCGAGACGCTGCGCGACGCGGGCTTCGACGTGGTCGGCGAGGCGGGCGACGGCGAGCAGGCGGTGGCCCTCGCGACCGAGCTCAAGCCCGACGTCGTCGTGATGGACGTCAAGATGCCCGTCCTCGACGGCATCTCCGCGGCGGAGCGCATCGGCAAGGCGCACCTCGCGCCCGTCGTGCTGCTCACCGCGTTCTCGCAGACCGAGCTCGTCGAGCGCGCGCGCGACGCCGGGGCGATGGCCTACGTGGTCAAGCCGTTCAGCCCGGCGGACCTGCTGCCCGCGGTCGAGATCGCCATCTCCCGCTACGCCCAGATCACCGCGCTGGAGTCCGAGGTCGCGGACCTCGCGGAGCGGTTCGAGACCCGCAAGCGCGTGGACCGCGCCAAGGGCCTGCTCATGACGAAGATGGGCCTGACGGAGCCGGAGTCGTTCCGCTGGATCCAGAAGACCTCGATGGACCGCCGCCTCACCATGCGCGAGGTCGCGGACGCCGTCATCGACCAGGTCGGCGGCGCCTCCTCCTGA
- a CDS encoding M15 family metallopeptidase — protein MDGIVGIAQRMAEIRSGLQAVAPATPTSTPATLTAATASSPSSATAFAAALDTAVSQDLGTSTARTADGVPADLARYGNGRIPADALATVSGTSHRLWAPAAAAFDTLRAAAARDGVRIGITDSYRSYDAQVDVAARKGLYSQGGLAAAPGTSPHGWGLAVDLDLDDRAQAWMRANAGTYGFAEDTPREPWHWVYQR, from the coding sequence GTGGACGGGATCGTGGGCATCGCCCAGCGCATGGCGGAGATCCGCAGCGGCCTGCAGGCCGTCGCGCCCGCGACCCCGACGAGCACCCCGGCGACCCTCACGGCCGCTACGGCGTCCAGCCCGTCGAGCGCGACCGCGTTCGCCGCCGCGCTCGACACGGCCGTCTCGCAGGACCTCGGCACGTCCACGGCCCGGACGGCCGACGGCGTGCCCGCCGACCTCGCCCGGTACGGCAACGGCCGCATCCCCGCCGACGCCCTCGCGACGGTCTCCGGGACGTCCCACCGGCTGTGGGCACCCGCCGCGGCGGCGTTCGACACCCTGCGGGCGGCCGCGGCCCGCGACGGCGTGCGGATCGGCATCACCGACTCCTACCGCTCCTACGACGCGCAGGTGGACGTCGCCGCGCGCAAGGGCCTGTACTCCCAGGGCGGTCTCGCGGCCGCTCCCGGCACGAGCCCTCACGGGTGGGGCCTGGCCGTGGACCTCGACCTCGACGACCGCGCGCAGGCCTGGATGCGCGCGAACGCCGGCACCTACGGCTTCGCGGAGGACACGCCCCGCGAGCCGTGGCACTGGGTCTACCAGCGCTGA
- a CDS encoding SDR family oxidoreductase produces the protein MRTVVITGAASGIGRATAELLRERGQRVVGVDLHDADVCVDLASSQGRLRLVDEVDRLTGSHVDAVVANAGLAVPSPAAVAVNYFGAVATLEGLRPLLLGSSAPRAALTSSMASLMEHDTALVEAALSGDEEKAMVLTAELVAADRGHLVYSSTKVALCRWMRQRAAGADWAGAGIPLNGIAPGVVVTPMTEGMLATPEQRAQLAAMVPMPLHGIMEPDVPARLLAWLVDEENSHLCGQMVFVDGGSDVVLRGDSTW, from the coding sequence ATGCGTACGGTCGTCATCACCGGGGCGGCGTCGGGCATCGGCCGGGCGACCGCCGAGCTGCTGCGGGAGCGGGGGCAGCGCGTCGTGGGCGTCGACCTGCACGACGCGGACGTCTGCGTGGACCTCGCGTCGTCGCAGGGACGGCTGCGGCTCGTCGACGAGGTGGACCGGCTCACCGGCAGCCACGTCGACGCCGTCGTCGCGAACGCGGGGCTCGCGGTCCCGTCGCCCGCGGCGGTCGCGGTCAACTACTTCGGCGCGGTCGCGACCCTCGAGGGCCTGCGTCCCCTGCTGCTCGGCTCGTCCGCTCCTCGTGCGGCGCTGACGAGCTCCATGGCGAGCCTCATGGAGCACGACACGGCGCTCGTCGAGGCGGCGCTGTCAGGCGACGAGGAGAAGGCGATGGTCCTCACGGCCGAGCTGGTCGCGGCGGACCGCGGGCACCTCGTGTACTCCTCGACGAAGGTCGCGCTGTGCCGCTGGATGCGGCAGCGGGCCGCGGGCGCGGACTGGGCGGGCGCGGGCATCCCGCTCAACGGGATCGCGCCCGGGGTCGTCGTCACCCCGATGACCGAGGGGATGCTCGCGACGCCCGAGCAGCGCGCGCAGCTCGCCGCGATGGTGCCGATGCCGCTGCACGGCATCATGGAGCCGGACGTGCCGGCGCGCCTGCTGGCGTGGCTGGTCGACGAGGAGAACAGCCACCTGTGCGGCCAGATGGTGTTCGTCGACGGCGGCTCGGACGTCGTCCTGCGCGGCGACAGCACCTGGTAG
- a CDS encoding GNAT family N-acetyltransferase, producing the protein MGAETVQGVREDVRDNAAWHSLQGAHAALGEGNELARRYLPDVSPFAAVRSWSDPDVWDAVLDLVGPGATFPVSGDEPVLPAGWTLEWRAQGVQLVETDRLTPRPDDEAVVLGPGDVPEMLALVGRTQPGPFLPRTHELGRYVGLRRAGRLVAMAGERLQPAGWTEISAVCTDDAHRGQGLATRLVLDVAHHAQARGDRVLLHAAATNTGAVRLYEALGFTLRRTTTFAALRTPDRR; encoded by the coding sequence GTGGGAGCCGAGACGGTGCAGGGCGTGCGCGAGGACGTGCGGGACAACGCGGCGTGGCACTCGCTGCAGGGCGCGCACGCCGCGCTCGGCGAGGGCAACGAGCTCGCCCGCCGCTACCTGCCGGACGTGTCGCCGTTCGCGGCCGTGCGGTCGTGGTCGGACCCCGACGTGTGGGACGCGGTGCTCGACCTCGTCGGACCCGGCGCGACGTTCCCCGTCTCCGGCGACGAGCCGGTGCTCCCCGCCGGCTGGACGCTCGAGTGGCGCGCGCAGGGCGTCCAGCTCGTCGAGACCGACCGCCTCACGCCCCGGCCCGACGACGAGGCGGTCGTGCTCGGCCCTGGCGACGTGCCCGAGATGCTCGCGCTCGTCGGCCGCACGCAGCCCGGCCCGTTCCTGCCCCGCACGCACGAGCTCGGCCGGTACGTCGGGCTGCGGCGTGCGGGCAGGCTCGTCGCCATGGCCGGCGAGCGCCTGCAGCCGGCCGGGTGGACCGAGATCAGCGCCGTGTGCACCGACGACGCACACCGGGGGCAGGGGCTCGCGACCCGGCTCGTCCTCGACGTCGCGCACCACGCACAGGCCCGCGGCGACCGCGTGCTGCTGCACGCGGCGGCGACCAACACGGGAGCCGTGCGGCTCTACGAGGCGCTGGGGTTCACGCTGC
- a CDS encoding nitroreductase/quinone reductase family protein gives MARPRPWYRIKRWMYRGGRPGRLAAAVNRAYGWLFARRWAPVPLAATLEVRGRRTGEPVTLPVVVADVDGVEHLVSMLGEHAGWVRNVRAAHGRAVLLRGGRRQDVRLVEVPVGRRGPVLRRYLAVAPGARPHVPVARDAPLADLERVAADFPVFRVEPDAPDAPDAPA, from the coding sequence ATGGCTCGTCCCCGTCCCTGGTACCGGATCAAGCGCTGGATGTACCGCGGGGGACGGCCCGGCCGGCTCGCCGCCGCCGTCAACCGCGCGTACGGGTGGCTGTTCGCCCGCCGGTGGGCGCCCGTCCCGCTCGCGGCGACGCTCGAGGTCCGCGGCCGCCGCACGGGCGAGCCCGTCACGCTGCCCGTCGTGGTCGCGGACGTCGACGGCGTCGAGCACCTGGTGTCCATGCTCGGCGAGCACGCCGGATGGGTGCGCAACGTGCGCGCCGCACACGGGCGGGCCGTGCTCCTGCGCGGCGGGCGCCGCCAGGACGTGCGGCTCGTCGAGGTGCCCGTCGGGCGGCGCGGACCCGTCCTGCGGCGCTACCTGGCCGTCGCACCGGGCGCCCGGCCCCACGTGCCCGTCGCGCGTGACGCCCCGCTCGCCGACCTCGAACGCGTCGCGGCCGACTTCCCGGTGTTCCGCGTCGAGCCCGACGCGCCCGACGCGCCGGACGCGCCCGCCTGA